A section of the Spirosoma pollinicola genome encodes:
- a CDS encoding T9SS type A sorting domain-containing protein, with the protein MKIFTFLFLTFLSIQLTQATHLVGGYIQVKPISGSSLTYEVVAVVYMYAGAATDQASSINLCFGDGSTATATRESLLYITLGSNNISPRIGINTYRINHTYAGPGIYTLITSLPNRTPAVNIPNSTVQQEPLTLTTIFTTISGTNQTPSLPIPPTGFSVGLNQRATLSFQATDIDGDSLVYGLVKSQTNTTNDLCSYQQMVSYQFPNDVTRQGTYKLNNRTGDLTWDAPAQLGNYSLVITVSEYRNGNFISQTTQEVALIVDDKPGTPGTIPAYEPAIEGNGIVTATSEYDDANFRLTTFPNPFDDQLQVLIQTSNPTTTTLQLMDVNGRKLHELVFSRLARQHEQIISMSDLLPGVYLVRAIIGERTLTRKIVKK; encoded by the coding sequence ATGAAAATCTTTACGTTTCTATTCCTCACATTTCTGAGTATTCAGCTTACTCAGGCGACTCATTTGGTTGGGGGTTATATTCAGGTAAAACCTATTTCGGGGTCATCGCTTACATACGAAGTTGTAGCTGTTGTTTATATGTATGCAGGAGCGGCAACTGATCAGGCCTCCTCCATAAATCTTTGTTTCGGCGACGGTAGCACAGCTACTGCAACCCGTGAAAGTTTGCTATATATTACACTCGGCAGCAACAATATCAGCCCCCGTATTGGGATTAATACGTACCGGATTAACCACACGTATGCCGGGCCGGGAATATACACGCTCATCACATCGTTGCCTAATCGAACACCGGCGGTCAACATTCCCAATAGTACAGTACAACAGGAACCGCTCACGCTTACCACTATATTTACGACAATATCGGGCACAAATCAGACCCCTTCCCTACCCATTCCACCAACGGGGTTTTCTGTGGGACTCAACCAAAGAGCCACACTGTCATTCCAGGCTACCGATATTGACGGTGACAGTCTGGTTTATGGGTTAGTTAAATCACAGACCAACACGACGAATGATTTGTGTAGTTATCAACAAATGGTCTCTTACCAATTCCCAAACGATGTAACGCGTCAGGGTACGTATAAACTCAATAACCGGACGGGAGACCTAACCTGGGATGCTCCTGCCCAACTAGGAAACTATAGCCTGGTTATCACTGTCAGTGAGTACCGTAATGGCAACTTTATTAGCCAAACGACTCAGGAAGTTGCCTTAATAGTGGACGACAAGCCCGGTACGCCGGGTACGATTCCAGCTTATGAACCTGCTATTGAAGGAAACGGTATAGTCACCGCCACATCGGAATATGACGATGCAAATTTCCGGCTCACGACCTTCCCTAACCCCTTTGATGATCAGTTGCAGGTACTTATCCAAACCAGTAATCCCACCACCACTACCCTGCAATTGATGGATGTGAACGGACGGAAACTCCACGAATTAGTGTTTAGTCGACTGGCTCGCCAGCATGAACAAATCATAAGTATGAGCGATCTGCTGCCAGGGGTTTATCTGGTTCGCGCTATCATTGGCGAGCGGACGTTGACGCGCAAGATTGTGAAGAAGTAG
- a CDS encoding enoyl-CoA hydratase-related protein, with protein sequence MLYTPDQTAQLSAQGFRYLLTALDDHVLTITLNRPEKKNALNPPMLAELAFAVAYAHYTADVWLVVLAASGDTFCAGMDLKSLAQAGPAETLSIPQPSGPVLLGEILAGLHKPCIARVQGAVYAGGFLLVGTSTYVVAAESAMFSLPEVKRGLFPFQVLAVLLDIMPARKALDLCLRAKTISAQEAQTLGLVTDVVPAEELNKEITRLTDELKQFSPTAMQFGLRAYQQLKTLPFNEQQGFLYDQFSQLQQTPDAKEGMAAFLEKRKPKWGNVPNSF encoded by the coding sequence ATGCTTTACACGCCCGACCAAACCGCTCAACTATCCGCTCAAGGCTTCCGGTATCTGCTCACAGCGCTCGATGACCACGTGCTGACGATCACCTTGAACCGCCCCGAAAAGAAGAACGCCCTCAATCCACCAATGCTCGCAGAACTGGCGTTTGCAGTGGCGTATGCGCACTATACTGCCGACGTGTGGCTGGTTGTTCTGGCCGCTTCGGGCGATACATTTTGTGCGGGTATGGATTTGAAAAGTCTGGCCCAGGCCGGCCCGGCAGAAACATTATCAATTCCGCAACCATCCGGACCGGTTTTGCTGGGTGAGATACTGGCTGGTTTGCACAAACCCTGCATTGCTCGTGTGCAGGGGGCGGTGTATGCCGGGGGCTTTTTGCTGGTAGGAACCAGTACCTATGTCGTGGCGGCTGAGTCGGCAATGTTCAGTTTGCCGGAGGTGAAGCGCGGCTTATTTCCGTTTCAGGTTCTGGCCGTCCTGCTCGACATAATGCCCGCCCGCAAGGCTCTCGACCTATGCCTCCGGGCAAAAACGATATCGGCACAGGAAGCGCAAACGCTCGGCCTAGTAACGGATGTTGTGCCAGCCGAAGAACTGAATAAGGAGATAACACGCCTGACAGATGAACTAAAACAGTTTTCACCCACAGCGATGCAGTTTGGCTTGCGGGCTTATCAACAACTAAAAACCCTGCCGTTCAATGAGCAGCAGGGATTTCTATACGATCAATTTAGTCAACTCCAGCAAACGCCCGATGCCAAAGAAGGTATGGCCGCTTTCCTGGAAAAACGGAAACCCAAGTGGGGAAATGTACCAAACAGCTTCTAG
- a CDS encoding nuclear transport factor 2 family protein — translation MKILLLLLASLSAFAQSSTDEAAVRTTIKLMFDGMRKGDSTQIKNTFLPTASLQTIAKNKEGDVSVRTDDIGKFAASVVKYPAFTLDERLSGMEIKIDAELATAWTPYVFYLKDQKSHCGVNAFTLVKVSGNWKIQGIIDTRRKDNCPDLPKQ, via the coding sequence ATGAAAATACTACTTCTACTCTTGGCCAGCTTATCGGCTTTCGCGCAATCGTCTACCGACGAGGCCGCCGTGCGTACAACCATCAAGCTCATGTTCGACGGCATGCGTAAAGGCGATTCGACGCAGATTAAGAATACATTTCTGCCCACGGCCTCGCTACAGACTATCGCCAAAAACAAGGAAGGCGACGTATCGGTGCGCACCGACGACATTGGCAAGTTTGCCGCATCGGTCGTTAAATATCCCGCCTTCACGCTCGATGAACGGCTGTCGGGCATGGAGATTAAGATTGATGCTGAACTGGCTACCGCCTGGACGCCCTATGTTTTTTATCTGAAAGATCAGAAAAGCCACTGTGGCGTCAATGCGTTCACGCTTGTGAAAGTGAGTGGCAACTGGAAAATTCAGGGCATTATCGACACGCGCCGGAAAGACAACTGCCCGGATTTACCGAAGCAGTAA
- the xylA gene encoding xylose isomerase: MSDIKLTLGEKTYFPFIDKPIAYEGRESDNPMAFKYYDANRIILGKPMKDIFRFATAYWHTFCGTGGDPFGPGVKHFPWDAKADRLAAAHDKMDAAFEFITKIGMEFYCFHDTDVAPEGKSNSEFEKNFRAIVDYAKQKQAASGVKLLWGTANLFSHERYMNGASTNPDFHVLAHGGWQVKNAIDATIELGGAGYTFWGGREGYMSLLNTNMKREQEHLGKFLQISRDYARKQGFTGAFYIEPKPMEPTKHQYDFDAATVIGFLNRFGLQDDFELNLETNHATLANHTFAHELQVAADNNMLGSIDANRGDYQNGWDTDQFPVDVYELTEAMLVILEAGGLKSGGVNFDAKTRRNSTDLEDIFIAHIGGMDTFARAAIAAEAILAKSQYKKLRAERYASYDSGEGARFEKGELTLDDLRQYAMTNGEPKQLSGKQELYEMIVNQYI; the protein is encoded by the coding sequence ATGTCTGATATTAAATTAACCCTCGGCGAGAAAACTTACTTTCCATTCATAGATAAGCCTATTGCTTACGAAGGTCGCGAGTCCGATAACCCGATGGCGTTCAAATATTACGACGCTAACCGGATTATTCTGGGTAAACCGATGAAGGACATTTTCCGGTTCGCTACGGCTTACTGGCATACCTTCTGCGGAACAGGTGGCGACCCTTTTGGCCCCGGTGTGAAGCATTTCCCCTGGGATGCAAAGGCGGATCGGCTGGCAGCGGCTCACGATAAAATGGACGCAGCGTTCGAGTTTATCACAAAAATCGGGATGGAGTTTTACTGCTTCCACGACACCGATGTTGCGCCCGAAGGCAAGTCAAATTCGGAGTTTGAGAAGAACTTCCGGGCTATTGTCGATTATGCCAAACAAAAACAAGCAGCCAGTGGTGTGAAACTGCTGTGGGGAACGGCCAACCTGTTTTCGCACGAGCGTTATATGAATGGTGCATCGACCAACCCCGACTTCCATGTATTGGCCCACGGCGGCTGGCAGGTTAAAAACGCCATCGACGCCACTATCGAACTGGGCGGTGCCGGATATACATTCTGGGGAGGTCGCGAAGGCTATATGTCGCTGCTGAACACCAATATGAAGCGCGAGCAGGAGCATTTGGGTAAATTCCTGCAAATCAGCCGCGATTATGCGCGTAAGCAAGGGTTTACAGGGGCGTTCTACATCGAGCCAAAACCAATGGAGCCAACCAAACACCAGTACGACTTCGATGCGGCTACGGTAATTGGTTTCTTAAATCGCTTCGGCTTACAGGACGATTTTGAGTTGAACCTCGAAACCAACCACGCGACACTGGCGAATCACACCTTTGCCCACGAGTTGCAGGTAGCGGCCGACAACAACATGCTCGGCAGCATCGACGCTAACCGGGGCGATTACCAGAACGGTTGGGATACCGATCAGTTTCCGGTAGATGTGTATGAGCTAACCGAAGCCATGCTGGTGATTCTGGAAGCGGGTGGCCTGAAATCGGGTGGCGTTAATTTCGATGCCAAAACCCGCCGGAACTCCACCGATCTGGAAGATATTTTCATTGCCCACATTGGTGGTATGGATACTTTCGCACGGGCAGCTATTGCCGCCGAAGCCATTCTGGCAAAATCGCAGTACAAAAAACTGCGGGCCGAGCGCTACGCCAGTTATGACTCAGGCGAAGGTGCCCGCTTCGAAAAAGGTGAACTCACGCTCGACGATCTTCGCCAGTATGCTATGACCAATGGCGAGCCAAAACAACTCAGCGGCAAGCAGGAACTATACGAAATGATTGTTAACCAATATATTTGA
- a CDS encoding metallophosphatase, whose product MDELASNRRQFLKLLGTAAVIGSVAPDLMARTSGRNKSTSLTILHTNDVHSRLDPFPMDGSRNAGKGGVARRATLIQKIRKEQANVLLFDAGDIFQGTPYFNVYKGEPEILAMNKLGYDAGTIGNHDFDGGIDNMVTQFGKASFPMLIANYDFKNTVMDGRTMPYKVFEKDGVRVGVFGLGIKPEGLIPRDAYKETKYLDPIEIGNDIAAKLRSDKKCDYVVCLSHLGFKYNNEPTVSDNVLAAKTQNIDLIIGGHTHTFLDAPVAVNNLNGQPVWINQVGFAGINLGRIDLAFDKGQAVASTGQSVEVK is encoded by the coding sequence ATGGACGAATTAGCATCGAATAGACGCCAGTTTCTAAAATTACTCGGCACAGCCGCCGTAATCGGATCAGTCGCTCCCGATTTGATGGCTCGAACAAGTGGTCGCAATAAATCGACATCACTGACTATTCTGCACACCAACGACGTGCATAGCCGACTGGACCCGTTCCCGATGGATGGGAGCCGGAATGCCGGTAAAGGTGGGGTTGCGCGTCGGGCAACGCTTATTCAGAAAATCCGAAAGGAGCAGGCGAATGTACTCCTGTTCGACGCGGGCGATATTTTCCAGGGAACGCCTTATTTTAACGTTTACAAAGGCGAGCCCGAAATCCTGGCCATGAACAAACTGGGTTACGACGCCGGAACTATCGGAAATCATGATTTTGATGGGGGTATCGACAACATGGTCACGCAGTTTGGCAAGGCGAGTTTCCCTATGCTGATTGCCAATTACGACTTTAAAAATACGGTGATGGATGGGCGAACCATGCCCTATAAAGTATTCGAGAAAGACGGCGTTCGGGTTGGCGTATTTGGTCTGGGCATTAAACCTGAAGGGCTGATTCCGCGCGATGCCTACAAAGAAACGAAGTACCTCGATCCGATTGAAATCGGTAACGACATAGCGGCTAAATTACGCAGCGATAAGAAATGCGACTACGTTGTCTGTCTGTCTCACCTCGGCTTCAAATACAACAATGAACCAACGGTTTCCGACAACGTACTGGCCGCCAAAACACAAAACATTGACCTCATCATTGGCGGACATACGCATACGTTTCTGGACGCGCCCGTAGCTGTCAACAACCTCAATGGGCAACCTGTGTGGATAAATCAGGTTGGGTTTGCAGGCATCAACCTCGGCCGCATTGACCTGGCCTTCGATAAAGGCCAAGCCGTTGCCAGCACCGGGCAGTCTGTGGAAGTGAAATAG
- a CDS encoding 5'-nucleotidase C-terminal domain-containing protein — translation MKKHLLLLALAALSACTPTSYHLTNRTANRIGIDSVSAATDSSVASFLTPYRQGLEKTMNEVLARSTGRIEKGQPEAPLNDLLTDALLKQSILRYGKPIDCSHLNYGGIRSNLPEGNITTGSIFEVMPFDNQLIVLTVKGDMLLQMLNHFAKGNKLVVGGLRAKVRNEQVQSVTFTNGRTLQPNEIYTIVMSDYVANGGDDAGFLKNPIKSENINYLMRDALIDYFREQGKTGQPINPTSDGRISIE, via the coding sequence ATGAAAAAACACTTACTGCTGCTGGCTCTGGCTGCGCTCTCAGCCTGTACTCCCACCAGCTATCACCTCACCAACCGAACGGCCAATCGCATTGGCATAGACTCGGTATCGGCAGCAACGGACAGCAGCGTTGCCAGCTTTTTAACGCCCTACCGGCAAGGTCTCGAAAAAACGATGAACGAGGTGCTGGCCCGGTCAACGGGACGTATTGAGAAAGGCCAGCCCGAAGCTCCGCTCAATGATTTACTGACCGATGCGTTGCTCAAACAGTCCATTTTGCGTTACGGTAAACCCATCGACTGTTCGCACCTTAATTACGGCGGTATTCGGAGTAATCTACCCGAAGGCAACATTACAACCGGTTCTATTTTCGAGGTGATGCCCTTTGACAATCAACTCATTGTACTGACCGTTAAAGGCGATATGCTCCTGCAAATGTTAAATCACTTTGCCAAAGGCAATAAACTGGTTGTGGGTGGCCTACGGGCAAAAGTGCGCAATGAACAGGTGCAGTCGGTTACGTTTACAAATGGCCGAACGCTCCAGCCTAACGAAATCTATACCATTGTCATGAGCGATTACGTGGCGAATGGGGGCGACGATGCCGGTTTTTTGAAAAACCCCATCAAGAGTGAAAACATCAATTACCTTATGCGCGATGCTCTGATCGACTATTTCCGCGAACAGGGCAAAACCGGTCAACCCATTAATCCAACTTCCGATGGACGAATTAGCATCGAATAG
- the ahcY gene encoding adenosylhomocysteinase, producing MQTSTYVPYKVKDIALAEWGRKEIKLAEAEMPGLMSLRAEYGPSQPLKGARVAGCLHMTIQTAVLIETLVALGADVTWSSCNIFSTQDHAAAAIAAAGIPVYAWKGMNEEEFNWCIEQTLFFGEDRQPLNMILDDGGDLTNMVFDEYPELIQNIKGLSEETTTGVHRLYERMKNGTLHLPAINVNDSVTKSKFDNKYGCRESLVDAIRRATDLMLAGKVAVVAGYGDVGKGSAESLRGAGCRVLVTEIDPICALQAAMDGFEVIPMDEAVPRAQIFVTATGNVGIIKGRHFEAMRDKAIVCNIGHFDNEIDMAWLNSNYGNTKSQIKPQVDMYEVNGKEIIILAEGRLVNLGCAMGHPSFVMSCSFANQTLAQLELWANSDKYENKVYVLPKILDEKVAAMHLAHVGARLEPLEQEQADYIGVPVQGPFKSEMYRY from the coding sequence ATGCAAACATCAACTTACGTTCCTTACAAGGTTAAGGACATCGCGCTGGCCGAATGGGGCCGCAAGGAAATTAAACTTGCCGAAGCCGAAATGCCAGGGCTAATGTCCCTTCGTGCAGAATATGGCCCTTCGCAGCCCCTTAAAGGTGCCCGCGTGGCAGGTTGTCTACACATGACCATTCAAACAGCGGTACTGATTGAAACACTGGTAGCGTTGGGTGCCGATGTAACCTGGTCGTCATGTAATATTTTCTCAACACAGGATCATGCCGCTGCTGCTATTGCTGCCGCTGGCATTCCTGTATATGCCTGGAAAGGCATGAACGAAGAAGAATTCAACTGGTGTATCGAGCAAACGCTGTTTTTCGGCGAAGATCGTCAGCCATTGAACATGATTCTTGATGATGGTGGCGACCTGACCAACATGGTTTTTGATGAATATCCTGAGCTGATTCAGAACATCAAAGGCCTGTCGGAAGAAACGACAACGGGTGTTCACCGTTTGTATGAGCGGATGAAGAACGGTACGCTGCACTTGCCTGCTATCAACGTGAATGACTCGGTAACGAAGTCGAAGTTCGATAATAAATACGGTTGCCGCGAATCACTGGTGGATGCCATCCGTCGGGCCACCGACCTGATGCTGGCCGGTAAAGTAGCTGTTGTGGCTGGTTACGGCGACGTAGGTAAAGGGTCAGCCGAATCGCTTCGGGGTGCTGGTTGCCGCGTTCTGGTTACCGAAATCGACCCAATTTGCGCGTTGCAAGCTGCTATGGACGGTTTTGAAGTTATCCCGATGGATGAAGCCGTGCCCCGTGCTCAGATTTTTGTAACGGCTACCGGTAACGTAGGCATCATCAAAGGCCGTCATTTTGAAGCCATGCGCGACAAAGCGATTGTTTGTAACATTGGTCACTTCGACAACGAAATCGACATGGCCTGGCTGAACAGTAACTACGGTAACACGAAGAGCCAGATCAAGCCACAAGTGGACATGTACGAAGTGAACGGCAAAGAAATTATCATTCTGGCCGAAGGCCGTCTGGTAAACCTTGGCTGTGCTATGGGCCACCCATCCTTTGTGATGTCGTGTTCGTTTGCAAACCAGACACTGGCGCAACTCGAACTGTGGGCCAACTCCGACAAATACGAAAACAAAGTGTATGTGTTGCCTAAAATTCTTGATGAGAAAGTAGCGGCTATGCACCTTGCTCACGTGGGCGCCCGGCTCGAACCCCTCGAACAGGAACAGGCCGATTACATCGGCGTACCGGTTCAGGGTCCGTTCAAATCAGAAATGTACCGGTACTAA
- a CDS encoding MarR family winged helix-turn-helix transcriptional regulator, with amino-acid sequence MDFMAEMAELAMASRLRRLSDMYWQAVTATYRQSGLDFDVRWATIFVLIARQGPVAVMEIADRLGITHPAVIQVINELEKNGLITSTKSETDGRKRLLTLSDTGQAMLPKLQPLWDAFIAVNKSMLAQQTHHLLQSLQEMEAQLSEKNFFDRVQEELKKTNTTNL; translated from the coding sequence ATGGATTTTATGGCCGAAATGGCTGAGTTGGCAATGGCCAGCCGACTCAGACGCTTAAGCGACATGTATTGGCAGGCCGTTACGGCAACTTATCGGCAATCGGGGCTGGACTTCGATGTACGCTGGGCAACCATTTTTGTTCTGATTGCCCGTCAGGGGCCAGTCGCTGTTATGGAAATTGCTGACCGATTGGGTATTACGCACCCAGCGGTTATCCAGGTAATTAATGAACTCGAAAAAAACGGGCTTATTACGTCGACCAAGTCGGAGACGGACGGACGTAAGCGATTGCTGACCCTTAGTGATACAGGGCAAGCCATGTTACCCAAACTTCAACCACTCTGGGATGCCTTTATCGCTGTGAACAAAAGTATGCTGGCGCAGCAAACGCATCATCTTCTGCAATCGCTTCAGGAGATGGAAGCACAACTCAGCGAAAAAAACTTTTTCGACCGGGTTCAGGAAGAGCTAAAAAAGACAAATACAACCAACTTATAA
- a CDS encoding GNAT family N-acetyltransferase, with the protein MNDVSIFSYSPQYQADFKRLNIEWISRYFAVEPHDLEQLDHPEVHVMPRSGQIFFATIGEEVVGCVAMVNTGTPEQGVTEFELAKMAVSPTAQGKGIGKKLCLAAIDYARQLGVKKVWLESNRILTPALTMYANVGFREVPSIPTPYARADIRMEMVL; encoded by the coding sequence ATGAACGACGTTTCCATTTTTTCTTATTCTCCTCAATACCAGGCTGATTTTAAACGACTGAACATTGAGTGGATTTCCCGTTATTTTGCCGTTGAGCCGCATGACCTGGAGCAACTGGATCATCCTGAAGTCCATGTGATGCCTCGTAGCGGTCAAATCTTCTTCGCTACCATCGGTGAGGAAGTCGTTGGCTGTGTAGCGATGGTCAATACCGGAACGCCGGAGCAGGGCGTCACAGAATTTGAATTGGCCAAAATGGCCGTTTCGCCAACGGCTCAGGGCAAAGGCATTGGTAAAAAACTATGTCTGGCTGCTATTGATTACGCCCGTCAGTTGGGTGTTAAAAAAGTCTGGCTGGAGTCAAACCGGATTCTTACGCCCGCCCTCACGATGTATGCCAATGTCGGCTTTCGCGAAGTGCCCAGCATTCCCACGCCCTATGCCCGCGCCGATATTCGGATGGAGATGGTATTGTGA
- a CDS encoding LamG-like jellyroll fold domain-containing protein has product MLSTIKYVAFIILACVQLDSFAQINSQKGLLACFSFDGAAKDITGNGHDGIVKKAELVTNRCGKDKAAYFFDGSSEIELQNPASLATPQYTYALWAKSIQNPQNGEVLVLFSIGSFGGDQNVSNSNNSASNGPCIGWAGWGYNTINNGNSFCLNTQGSAPVSNQWYHVVFTRDNNEKKLYIDGKLMNVAPSNDDAYYGSGVLKAKIGTRNANETQHYFKGVIDDLKIYDRALTMEEVSILYAQQCQSVKIAVPNPICSSQNTTFTAKGVSKAYAPHYQWKVDGSAMVGDDSTFSYNFSSKPVNYTAKITVTVTYQLGCDEPLQATDETTVSIKNCNSTNLKCSQPVKIQSSDFSCNDNKLVFLAKGADKTLSPTYQWQINDANAGGQTMDSSFSQTVVPQTTAYMIKVSVLVNYQKGCSNITSHIRDEAIIEIPKCPDFNQADFFYIPTMFTPNGDGINDTWELFNISSKHLEVSIYNRWGELVFYSDSYTVAWDGKWKGTLLPDGVYAYQIKSADGSVRTGSLMLAK; this is encoded by the coding sequence ATGTTAAGTACTATAAAATACGTTGCTTTTATCATTCTGGCTTGCGTACAACTAGATTCATTTGCCCAAATTAATAGTCAAAAAGGGCTACTCGCCTGTTTCTCTTTTGATGGTGCAGCAAAGGACATAACCGGGAATGGGCATGACGGTATTGTAAAAAAAGCTGAGCTTGTTACCAATCGTTGCGGAAAAGACAAGGCAGCTTACTTTTTTGATGGTAGCTCTGAAATCGAATTGCAGAATCCAGCCTCCCTGGCAACTCCACAATATACATATGCACTTTGGGCAAAAAGTATTCAGAATCCGCAGAATGGCGAAGTTTTGGTTTTGTTTTCGATAGGCTCATTTGGGGGCGACCAAAACGTTTCAAATAGCAATAATTCAGCCTCGAACGGACCTTGTATTGGCTGGGCTGGTTGGGGCTATAATACGATTAATAATGGTAATTCCTTTTGCCTCAATACGCAAGGATCTGCCCCAGTTTCTAATCAGTGGTATCATGTTGTTTTTACGCGGGATAACAACGAAAAGAAGCTTTATATAGATGGCAAATTAATGAACGTTGCCCCTTCCAATGACGACGCTTATTATGGGTCAGGCGTCCTGAAAGCCAAAATCGGAACTAGAAACGCCAATGAAACACAACACTATTTTAAGGGAGTCATTGACGACCTGAAAATTTACGACCGGGCCTTAACAATGGAGGAAGTTAGTATACTGTATGCCCAGCAATGCCAGTCTGTCAAAATTGCAGTCCCTAATCCTATTTGCAGCAGCCAAAATACCACGTTTACAGCTAAAGGCGTGTCGAAAGCCTATGCTCCTCATTATCAATGGAAAGTGGATGGTTCAGCAATGGTGGGTGATGATTCGACCTTCAGTTACAATTTCTCATCGAAACCTGTCAATTACACGGCTAAAATTACGGTAACGGTAACTTATCAATTAGGTTGTGATGAACCCTTACAGGCAACCGATGAAACTACGGTTAGTATTAAAAATTGTAATAGCACTAATTTAAAATGTAGCCAGCCCGTAAAAATTCAATCATCTGATTTTTCCTGTAATGATAATAAACTAGTTTTCCTGGCAAAGGGTGCCGACAAAACACTATCTCCTACTTATCAGTGGCAAATAAATGATGCTAATGCAGGTGGCCAAACGATGGACTCCAGTTTTTCGCAAACAGTTGTTCCGCAAACTACAGCGTATATGATAAAGGTTAGTGTACTGGTAAATTACCAAAAAGGATGCTCCAATATCACTTCCCATATTCGAGACGAAGCTATCATAGAAATTCCAAAGTGCCCCGATTTTAATCAGGCTGATTTCTTTTATATACCAACGATGTTTACGCCTAATGGAGACGGCATAAATGACACATGGGAGCTATTCAACATTTCGTCTAAACATCTTGAAGTATCTATTTATAATCGTTGGGGAGAACTGGTTTTTTATTCAGATAGCTATACAGTAGCCTGGGACGGCAAATGGAAAGGCACCCTTTTACCTGATGGCGTATATGCTTACCAAATAAAATCAGCCGATGGCTCTGTGCGCACGGGTTCGCTCATGCTTGCCAAGTAG